One Campylobacter lari DNA segment encodes these proteins:
- the murD gene encoding UDP-N-acetylmuramoyl-L-alanine--D-glutamate ligase gives MKISLFGYGKTTKAFAQRFGNCDIYDDHFTSISKDEFGNTLLPPCKFDPLKSDLEIPSPGFPSDHLLIQQARNLSSEYDFFYDGMPKSVWISGTNGKTTTTQMTHYLLKHINAQMGANIGTPLAQMDANAKLWILESSSFSLFYTKVAKPEIYALLPITPDHLSWHKSFENYEQAKLSVLERMNENDVVILPKKYEAYPTHAYVISYEDEQDLAKKMQIDLEKIHFKTPFLLDALIALSIEKIILDRCSYELLNEFKIEKNKLEEIFDHKNRLWVNDTKATNLDASLAALKRYKDKKIHLIIGGDDKGVDLSALFTFMKELDIELYAIGKSTNKMLEYAKNANLKAHYCEFLPKAVEKINQNLTNDEVALLSPACASLDQFKSYEERGELFKKCIQELN, from the coding sequence ATGAAAATTTCACTTTTTGGATACGGAAAAACAACCAAAGCTTTTGCGCAGCGTTTTGGAAATTGCGATATTTATGATGATCATTTTACAAGTATAAGTAAAGATGAATTTGGCAATACACTTTTACCACCTTGTAAATTTGATCCTTTAAAAAGTGACTTAGAAATTCCAAGCCCTGGCTTTCCAAGTGATCATCTTCTCATACAGCAAGCAAGAAATTTAAGCAGCGAGTATGATTTTTTTTACGATGGCATGCCAAAAAGCGTTTGGATAAGCGGAACAAATGGTAAAACCACTACCACTCAAATGACACATTATCTTTTAAAACACATTAACGCACAAATGGGAGCAAATATAGGAACCCCTTTAGCACAAATGGACGCTAATGCTAAATTATGGATTTTAGAAAGCTCATCTTTTTCACTTTTTTACACCAAAGTAGCTAAACCTGAAATTTATGCACTTTTACCTATCACACCTGATCATCTTTCTTGGCATAAAAGTTTTGAAAATTATGAGCAAGCAAAGCTTAGCGTGCTTGAAAGAATGAATGAAAATGATGTAGTAATTTTACCTAAAAAGTATGAGGCTTATCCAACTCATGCTTATGTTATAAGCTATGAAGACGAGCAAGATTTAGCTAAAAAAATGCAAATTGACTTAGAAAAAATTCATTTTAAAACCCCATTTTTACTTGATGCACTTATTGCCTTAAGTATAGAAAAAATCATACTAGATCGTTGCTCTTATGAGCTTTTAAATGAGTTTAAGATAGAAAAAAACAAGCTTGAAGAAATATTTGATCATAAAAATAGACTTTGGGTAAATGATACTAAAGCAACTAATCTTGATGCTAGTTTAGCTGCTCTTAAACGCTATAAGGATAAAAAAATTCATCTTATCATAGGTGGGGATGATAAGGGAGTGGATTTAAGTGCTTTATTTACTTTTATGAAAGAGCTTGATATAGAACTTTATGCCATAGGAAAAAGCACTAATAAAATGCTTGAATATGCTAAAAATGCTAATTTAAAAGCACATTATTGTGAGTTTTTACCTAAAGCGGTAGAAAAAATCAATCAAAACCTAACTAATGATGAAGTAGCCCTGCTAAGCCCTGCTTGTGCGAGTTTAGATCAGTTTAAATCTTATGAAGAAAGAGGGGAGCTTTTTAAAAAATGTATTCAAGAGCTAAACTAA
- the mraY gene encoding phospho-N-acetylmuramoyl-pentapeptide-transferase, which translates to MLYLTEYTNYMFFSYISVRAGFAFFIALFLSLYLMPKFIKWAQNKKANQPIYEYAPQSHQAKSHTPTMGGLVFIFATIIASVLSADLNNSFVIVGLLCLVLFCTIGLVDDLGKILKKDNHAGLSPKMKLLGQFSAAFICVGLLYLFDINTEFYLPFYKHALFDGGVFMLFLWILVIASSSNAVNLTDGLDGLATVPSIFSLLSLGAFLYLSGNAIYSSYLFLPKIQGLGELVVLSSALVGALMGFLWYNCYPAQVFMGDSGSLSIGAFLGYLGIVSKNEILLLLIGFVFVLETISVILQVGSFKIFNKRVFKMAPIHHHFEKIGWVENKIIVRFWMIALLANIIALISIKLR; encoded by the coding sequence TTGCTTTATCTTACAGAATATACAAATTATATGTTTTTTTCTTATATTAGCGTGCGTGCTGGTTTTGCATTTTTTATCGCTTTATTTTTGAGTTTATATTTAATGCCAAAATTTATCAAATGGGCTCAAAATAAAAAAGCAAATCAACCTATTTATGAATACGCCCCACAATCACACCAAGCCAAATCTCATACCCCTACTATGGGTGGGCTTGTTTTTATCTTTGCTACTATCATAGCAAGTGTTTTAAGCGCTGATTTAAATAATAGTTTTGTAATCGTTGGATTATTGTGTTTAGTACTATTTTGCACTATAGGCTTAGTGGATGATTTAGGGAAAATTTTAAAAAAAGACAATCACGCAGGACTAAGTCCAAAAATGAAACTTCTAGGGCAATTTAGCGCTGCTTTTATTTGTGTTGGATTATTATATTTATTTGATATAAATACTGAATTTTATTTACCTTTTTACAAACATGCTCTATTTGATGGTGGTGTGTTTATGTTGTTTTTATGGATTTTAGTTATTGCATCAAGCTCTAATGCTGTAAATTTAACCGATGGACTTGATGGTCTTGCAACTGTGCCTTCTATATTTTCTCTTTTAAGCCTTGGTGCTTTTTTATATTTGAGTGGAAATGCTATTTATAGTTCTTATTTATTTTTACCTAAAATTCAAGGTTTAGGAGAACTTGTAGTGCTAAGCTCAGCTTTGGTTGGAGCGCTTATGGGATTTTTGTGGTATAACTGCTATCCTGCGCAAGTTTTTATGGGAGATAGTGGGAGTTTAAGCATAGGGGCATTTTTAGGCTATCTTGGTATAGTAAGTAAAAATGAAATTTTACTTTTACTGATAGGTTTTGTATTTGTTTTAGAAACTATTTCAGTGATTTTACAAGTAGGAAGTTTTAAAATCTTTAACAAAAGAGTATTTAAAATGGCACCTATTCATCATCATTTTGAAAAAATAGGTTGGGTAGAAAATAAAATCATCGTGCGTTTTTGGATGATAGCCTTACTTGCAAATATCATTGCATTAATTAGTATAAAGTTAAGATAA
- the gpmI gene encoding 2,3-bisphosphoglycerate-independent phosphoglycerate mutase has translation MSQKCILIITDGIGHNTNSNYNAFFHAKKPTYDMLFENTPNVLIKTSGLAVGLPEGQMGNSEVGHMCIGSGRIIYQSLVKINKAIENDTLKDNKALKDLLQKCKRVHIIGLYSDGGVHSMHTHFNALLKICKQENKEVFAHAISDGRDCPPNSGLEFIKSLQKFCGKEGVNFASLSGRFYAMDRDKRYDRVKSYYDALFAKAQKCDDFVQFIQKSYDENITDEFLTPVISQNFDGIKAEDGVIFINFRNDRMRQLVASLTQESFNEFPKEVLVKNAITMSLYDESFKLPVMFEKEELNNTLASVIANANLSQLHTAETEKYAHVTFFFNGGKEELECNETRVLIPSPKVKTYDEKPQMSAKEVADEVLKGIENGMDFIVVNFANGDMVGHTGDFEAAISAVECVDECLGRVIAKAREHDYAFVITSDHGNCEAMRDENENMLTNHTTFDVFAFVEAKGVEKLKEGMGLSNIAPSVLKILNLPIPKEMDEALF, from the coding sequence ATGAGTCAAAAATGTATTTTGATAATCACAGATGGTATAGGACATAATACAAATTCAAACTATAATGCTTTTTTTCATGCTAAAAAGCCAACTTATGATATGCTTTTTGAAAATACCCCTAATGTTTTGATAAAAACAAGCGGTTTGGCAGTTGGCCTACCTGAAGGTCAAATGGGTAATAGCGAAGTAGGGCATATGTGTATAGGTAGCGGACGCATAATTTATCAAAGTTTAGTCAAGATAAATAAAGCCATAGAAAATGACACTTTAAAAGATAATAAGGCTTTAAAAGATTTATTGCAAAAATGCAAAAGAGTGCATATTATAGGGCTTTATAGTGATGGCGGGGTGCATTCTATGCATACACATTTTAATGCACTTTTAAAAATTTGTAAGCAAGAAAATAAAGAAGTTTTTGCACATGCAATTAGTGATGGTAGAGATTGTCCTCCAAATTCAGGTTTGGAATTTATAAAATCTTTACAGAAATTTTGCGGAAAAGAAGGGGTTAATTTTGCTTCTTTATCGGGAAGATTTTATGCTATGGATAGAGATAAGCGCTATGATAGGGTTAAGTCTTATTATGATGCTTTATTTGCTAAGGCACAAAAGTGTGATGATTTTGTGCAATTTATACAAAAAAGCTATGATGAAAACATCACAGATGAGTTTTTAACCCCAGTTATTAGTCAAAACTTTGATGGGATTAAGGCTGAAGATGGCGTGATTTTTATCAATTTTAGAAATGATAGAATGCGTCAATTAGTTGCTTCTTTAACCCAAGAAAGTTTTAATGAATTTCCAAAAGAAGTACTTGTAAAAAATGCCATTACTATGAGTTTGTATGATGAGAGTTTTAAACTGCCTGTGATGTTTGAAAAAGAAGAATTAAATAATACCTTAGCTTCTGTGATAGCTAATGCAAATTTAAGCCAACTTCACACAGCTGAAACAGAAAAATACGCTCATGTAACCTTTTTCTTTAATGGGGGAAAAGAAGAATTAGAGTGTAATGAAACAAGGGTTTTAATCCCAAGTCCTAAGGTAAAAACATACGATGAAAAACCTCAAATGAGCGCTAAAGAAGTTGCAGATGAGGTGCTTAAGGGCATAGAAAATGGTATGGATTTTATCGTAGTCAATTTTGCAAATGGTGATATGGTAGGACATACGGGTGATTTTGAAGCTGCGATTAGTGCGGTTGAATGTGTGGATGAGTGCTTGGGTAGGGTTATTGCCAAAGCAAGAGAGCATGATTATGCTTTCGTTATTACTTCAGATCATGGAAACTGTGAAGCAATGAGAGATGAAAATGAAAATATGCTCACTAATCACACAACCTTTGATGTTTTTGCTTTTGTCGAAGCTAAAGGAGTAGAAAAGCTTAAAGAAGGCATGGGGCTTAGTAATATAGCGCCAAGTGTGCTTAAAATTTTAAACTTGCCTATTCCAAAAGAAATGGATGAGGCTTTATTTTAA
- the fabG gene encoding 3-oxoacyl-ACP reductase FabG, with protein MKFSGKNVLITGASKGIGAAIAKELASHGLKVWINYRSKPELADALKEEIEKNGGTAAVIKFDASVEEEFTSAIATIVESDGELSYLVNNAGITNDKLALRMSMDDFSSVINANLNSSFLGCREALKTMSKKRFGAVVNIASIVGEMGNAGQTNYSASKGGMIALTKSFAKEGAARNIRYNCITPGFIKSDMTEVLSDEIKQNYINNIPLKRFADASEVAQAVAFLLSDHSSYITGEILKVNGGLYM; from the coding sequence ATGAAATTTAGTGGAAAAAATGTTTTAATAACAGGTGCAAGTAAAGGTATAGGTGCAGCAATAGCTAAAGAATTAGCAAGTCATGGTTTAAAAGTTTGGATTAATTATAGAAGTAAACCTGAACTTGCTGATGCGTTAAAAGAAGAGATAGAAAAAAATGGTGGCACTGCAGCTGTGATTAAATTTGATGCAAGTGTTGAAGAAGAATTTACAAGCGCTATTGCAACTATAGTAGAAAGTGATGGTGAACTTAGTTATTTAGTTAATAATGCAGGTATTACTAATGATAAATTAGCGCTTAGAATGAGTATGGATGATTTTTCTTCAGTGATTAATGCTAATTTGAATTCAAGCTTTTTAGGTTGTAGAGAAGCATTAAAAACTATGAGTAAAAAGCGTTTTGGTGCGGTTGTTAATATTGCTTCTATAGTTGGAGAAATGGGAAATGCAGGTCAAACTAATTATAGCGCTAGCAAAGGTGGTATGATAGCATTAACAAAATCTTTTGCTAAAGAAGGTGCAGCAAGAAATATAAGATATAACTGTATTACACCAGGTTTTATAAAAAGTGATATGACTGAAGTTTTAAGTGATGAAATAAAACAAAATTATATTAACAATATCCCTTTAAAGCGTTTTGCAGATGCAAGTGAAGTAGCTCAAGCTGTGGCGTTTTTATTAAGTGATCATTCTTCTTATATTACAGGGGAAATTTTAAAAGTCAACGGTGGGCTTTATATGTAA
- the acpS gene encoding holo-ACP synthase: protein MIGCDIVVCSRIEKIYERYKTLFLDKFLSKQEQSYIKNTNTLAGFWAIKEAASKALGVGISKECSFFDIIISKDDKNAPHISFSQKVMQEFNIKSASVSVAHDGGFAIAVVAIETKQG, encoded by the coding sequence ATGATAGGCTGTGATATAGTCGTATGCTCTCGCATAGAAAAAATTTATGAAAGATATAAAACGCTTTTCTTGGATAAATTTTTATCCAAGCAAGAGCAAAGTTATATAAAAAATACCAACACTCTAGCAGGATTTTGGGCTATTAAAGAAGCTGCTTCTAAGGCTTTGGGGGTTGGAATTTCTAAAGAATGTTCTTTTTTTGACATCATCATCTCTAAAGATGATAAAAATGCTCCACATATTAGTTTTTCTCAAAAAGTCATGCAAGAATTTAATATAAAATCAGCAAGTGTAAGCGTAGCACATGATGGGGGTTTTGCTATAGCAGTAGTGGCTATAGAAACTAAGCAAGGTTAA
- the fliL gene encoding flagellar basal body-associated protein FliL, translated as MAEDMMDEQTESKKKGGNTLVIIIVVFLFVFLLVIVGAIAYLMFSGGSEENPTPQVEESAQATQTPKKTNAVAARGSDYANIGVMYPLAPFTLNLLSDGGSRYVKCTIQLEQNVETLTPELDKKVAIIRDIIIRTLTSKTFEEVSTTKGKERLKDELTGKINEVLTDGFIKNIYFTDFVVS; from the coding sequence ATGGCTGAAGATATGATGGATGAACAGACCGAATCAAAGAAAAAAGGTGGCAATACTTTAGTAATTATTATCGTTGTATTTTTATTTGTATTTTTACTTGTGATTGTAGGGGCAATTGCTTATTTAATGTTTAGTGGTGGTTCTGAAGAAAATCCTACTCCACAAGTTGAAGAAAGCGCACAAGCAACACAAACTCCTAAAAAAACAAATGCAGTGGCAGCTAGAGGAAGTGATTATGCAAATATCGGCGTTATGTATCCTTTAGCACCTTTTACACTAAATTTATTAAGCGATGGTGGATCAAGATATGTAAAATGTACTATTCAACTTGAGCAAAATGTTGAAACTTTAACCCCTGAGCTTGATAAAAAAGTTGCTATTATTAGAGATATTATCATTAGAACTTTAACTTCAAAAACCTTTGAAGAAGTAAGCACCACAAAGGGCAAAGAAAGATTAAAAGATGAATTAACCGGTAAGATCAATGAGGTTTTAACTGATGGTTTTATCAAAAATATTTACTTTACTGACTTTGTAGTATCTTAA
- a CDS encoding YheO-like PAS sensor domain-containing protein, whose product MDKETRTYYIKLVKFLAEALGRNYEIVLHDVSEDGANIAEIANNHISKRTINSPLTGFAIEMIKNKIYLERDYITHYKTSTKNSQVMSGSTFFIKKDEKLEGLLCINHDTSAFKKISDEILNLGNIYDNAYENTEQENKEYIKLDLEEIIEDISGMDIESFKNKSLKPKEKQKIIASLYEKGVFNVKGVIPKVAELLGISEPSVYRHLQKIK is encoded by the coding sequence ATGGACAAAGAGACAAGAACTTATTACATTAAATTAGTAAAATTTCTCGCAGAAGCCTTGGGTAGAAATTATGAAATAGTTTTGCATGATGTAAGTGAAGATGGAGCTAATATAGCAGAAATTGCTAATAACCATATTAGCAAAAGAACTATAAATTCACCTCTAACGGGCTTTGCTATTGAAATGATTAAAAACAAAATCTATTTAGAGCGAGATTACATAACACATTATAAAACTTCCACCAAAAACTCACAAGTTATGTCAGGTTCAACATTTTTTATTAAAAAAGATGAAAAACTTGAAGGTTTGCTTTGTATTAATCATGATACTTCGGCATTTAAAAAAATCTCTGACGAAATTTTAAACCTTGGAAATATTTATGATAATGCTTATGAAAACACAGAACAAGAAAATAAAGAATACATAAAACTTGATCTAGAAGAAATTATCGAAGATATTTCTGGTATGGATATAGAAAGTTTTAAGAATAAAAGTTTAAAACCGAAAGAAAAACAAAAAATTATAGCTAGTTTATATGAAAAAGGCGTATTTAATGTAAAAGGTGTTATTCCTAAGGTTGCTGAACTTTTAGGCATTTCCGAACCTAGTGTTTATAGGCATTTACAAAAGATTAAATAA
- a CDS encoding catalase has translation MKKLTNDFGNIIADNQNSLSAGVKGPLLMQDYILLEKLAHQNRERIPERTVHAKGSGAYGELRITRDISQYTKAKVLQLGENTPLFIRFSTVAGEAGAADAERDVRGFAIKFYTKEGNWDLVGNNTPTFFIRDAYKFPDFIHTQKRDPRTHLRSNNAAWDFWSLCPESLHQVTILMSDRGIPASYRHMHGFGSHTYSLINDKNERFWVKFHFKTKQGIKNLTNEEAANLIANDRESHQRDLYEAIEKGDFPKWTFQIQVLKEDETEKLGFNPFDLTKVWPHSIAPLIEVGELVLNKNVQNYFNEVEQAAFSPSNIVPGIGFSPDKMLQARIFSYPDAHRYRIGTNYHLLPVNRAKSEVNTYNVAGAMNFDTYKNGLAYYEPNSYDDSPKEDKSYLEPDLVLEGSAQRYAPLDDDFYTQPRALFNIMNQDQKEQLFKNIAASMSGVDEKIIQRALSHFEKISSEYANGVKKALKI, from the coding sequence ATGAAAAAACTAACAAATGATTTTGGAAACATCATAGCTGATAATCAAAATTCGCTAAGCGCAGGTGTTAAGGGTCCGCTTTTAATGCAAGATTATATTTTGCTTGAAAAACTTGCTCATCAAAATAGAGAAAGAATTCCAGAAAGAACAGTACATGCAAAAGGAAGTGGTGCTTATGGAGAACTTAGAATCACTAGAGATATTTCTCAATACACTAAAGCAAAAGTTTTACAGCTTGGAGAAAATACACCTTTATTTATAAGATTTTCAACCGTTGCAGGTGAAGCAGGTGCTGCTGATGCTGAAAGAGATGTAAGAGGTTTTGCAATTAAATTTTATACTAAAGAAGGAAATTGGGATTTAGTAGGTAATAATACCCCGACATTTTTTATAAGAGATGCGTATAAATTTCCTGATTTTATCCATACTCAAAAAAGAGATCCAAGAACTCATTTAAGAAGTAATAATGCTGCATGGGATTTTTGGAGTCTTTGTCCTGAAAGCTTACACCAAGTTACTATTTTAATGAGCGATAGGGGAATTCCTGCAAGTTATCGTCATATGCATGGTTTTGGAAGTCATACTTATAGTTTAATTAATGATAAAAATGAAAGATTTTGGGTGAAATTTCATTTTAAAACCAAGCAAGGTATTAAAAATTTAACCAACGAAGAAGCGGCAAATTTAATAGCAAATGATAGAGAAAGTCATCAAAGGGATTTATATGAAGCTATCGAAAAAGGAGATTTTCCAAAATGGACTTTCCAAATTCAAGTTTTAAAAGAAGATGAAACAGAAAAACTAGGTTTTAATCCTTTTGATTTAACTAAAGTTTGGCCACATAGTATTGCGCCTTTAATAGAAGTAGGAGAATTAGTACTTAATAAAAATGTACAAAATTACTTTAACGAAGTAGAACAGGCTGCATTTAGTCCAAGTAATATTGTTCCTGGTATTGGTTTTAGCCCTGATAAAATGCTACAAGCTAGAATTTTTTCTTATCCTGATGCGCACAGATACCGCATAGGAACAAATTATCATTTATTGCCAGTTAATCGCGCAAAAAGTGAAGTAAATACTTATAATGTAGCAGGAGCCATGAATTTTGACACTTATAAAAATGGCCTTGCTTATTATGAACCAAATAGTTATGATGATAGCCCAAAAGAAGATAAAAGCTATCTTGAGCCTGACTTAGTACTTGAAGGTAGCGCACAAAGATATGCTCCACTTGATGATGATTTTTACACCCAACCAAGAGCTTTATTTAATATAATGAATCAAGATCAAAAAGAGCAATTATTTAAAAACATAGCAGCTTCTATGAGCGGGGTTGATGAAAAAATCATACAAAGAGCATTAAGTCATTTTGAAAAAATTTCAAGTGAATATGCAAATGGTGTTAAAAAAGCCTTGAAAATATAA
- a CDS encoding ankyrin repeat domain-containing protein, whose translation MFSNEEEKRIQELCTMAFDYARKNDLQNLKIMIEAGLSVNLKNHKGDSLLMLASYHNAYECAKFLLENNARVDEKNDRGQTPLAGVCFKGYLPMCKLLVEYGANIDENNGLGMTPFTFALMFGHRDIVEFLTKHSKKSFLKKIAFGVLKIFKRKKS comes from the coding sequence ATGTTTAGTAATGAAGAAGAAAAAAGAATTCAAGAACTTTGCACTATGGCTTTTGATTACGCAAGAAAAAATGATTTACAAAATTTAAAGATTATGATAGAAGCAGGTTTGAGTGTGAATTTAAAAAATCACAAAGGTGATAGTCTTTTAATGCTTGCAAGTTATCATAATGCTTATGAGTGTGCTAAGTTTTTACTAGAAAATAATGCTAGGGTAGATGAGAAAAATGATAGAGGGCAAACTCCATTAGCAGGGGTGTGTTTTAAAGGGTATTTGCCTATGTGTAAGCTTTTGGTAGAATATGGGGCAAATATTGATGAAAACAACGGTCTTGGTATGACACCTTTTACTTTTGCACTAATGTTTGGGCATAGAGATATAGTAGAGTTTTTAACAAAACATTCTAAAAAAAGCTTTCTTAAAAAAATAGCTTTTGGTGTGTTGAAAATTTTTAAAAGAAAGAAAAGTTAA
- the argH gene encoding argininosuccinate lyase, which produces MSQKAEKLWGGRFDLPTNKLVEEYTASLLVEPRLAPFDIQGSIIHCTMLAKQGIIKEDEAKTIIKGLEQVREEIQNGTFVFDIADEDIHMAVEKRMTQIVGPVGGKLHTARSRNDQTTLDSKMHMRAVIKEILIQIIALQEEIINQAQKNIKAIMPGYTHLQTGQPVLFSHWIMAYFWMLSRDYSRFEDLYKRMDECPLGAAALGGTTFNIDRHFCAKELGFTKPTENSIDSVSDRDHMVEFTSVAAMCFMHLSRFCEELILFSSQDFKFVELSDDFCTGSSIMPQKKNPDVAEKMRGKTGRMYGNVMAMLTIMKGIPLAYNTDMSEDKAQVYDSMDTLMASLKIITPMIEKMQVNANNTRAAAAKGFSNATDMADYLVRKNIPFREAHSIVGGAVNYCIKHNKMLEELSMEEFHQFNENIQEDIYEAIALETCIDARVSYGGTGTKVVLEQIKHAKELLDQYKAQD; this is translated from the coding sequence ATGTCGCAAAAAGCAGAGAAATTATGGGGTGGACGTTTTGATTTGCCTACAAATAAATTAGTTGAAGAATACACTGCTTCATTATTAGTTGAGCCAAGACTTGCTCCTTTTGATATACAAGGAAGTATAATCCATTGTACCATGCTTGCAAAACAAGGCATCATAAAAGAAGATGAAGCAAAAACTATCATCAAGGGTTTAGAACAAGTTAGAGAAGAAATTCAAAATGGAACTTTTGTTTTTGATATAGCTGATGAGGATATTCATATGGCTGTAGAAAAAAGAATGACACAAATTGTAGGCCCAGTAGGTGGAAAGCTTCATACTGCAAGAAGTAGAAATGACCAAACTACGCTTGATTCAAAAATGCATATGAGGGCAGTTATTAAAGAAATTTTAATTCAAATTATTGCTTTGCAAGAAGAGATTATAAATCAAGCTCAAAAAAATATCAAAGCTATTATGCCAGGTTATACACATTTACAAACGGGTCAGCCAGTACTTTTTTCACATTGGATTATGGCGTATTTTTGGATGTTAAGTAGAGATTATTCTCGTTTTGAGGATTTGTATAAAAGAATGGATGAGTGTCCTTTAGGAGCAGCTGCACTTGGTGGAACTACATTTAATATAGACAGACATTTTTGTGCTAAAGAATTAGGTTTTACAAAACCAACAGAAAACAGTATTGATAGTGTTAGCGATAGAGATCATATGGTTGAATTTACCTCTGTGGCTGCTATGTGTTTTATGCACCTTAGTCGTTTTTGCGAAGAGCTTATACTTTTTTCAAGTCAAGATTTTAAATTTGTAGAATTAAGCGATGATTTTTGTACCGGCTCAAGCATAATGCCTCAAAAGAAAAATCCTGATGTGGCTGAAAAAATGCGTGGTAAGACAGGTAGAATGTATGGTAATGTTATGGCAATGCTAACTATTATGAAAGGTATTCCACTAGCTTATAATACTGACATGAGTGAAGATAAGGCTCAAGTTTATGATTCTATGGATACTTTAATGGCAAGTTTGAAAATCATAACTCCTATGATAGAAAAAATGCAAGTAAATGCTAATAATACAAGAGCAGCTGCTGCAAAAGGCTTTTCAAATGCTACGGATATGGCTGATTATTTAGTAAGAAAAAATATACCATTTAGAGAAGCTCATAGCATAGTTGGTGGTGCTGTGAATTATTGTATTAAACATAACAAAATGCTTGAAGAACTTAGCATGGAGGAATTTCATCAGTTTAATGAAAATATCCAAGAAGATATTTATGAAGCAATTGCTTTAGAAACTTGTATAGATGCAAGAGTATCTTATGGTGGCACAGGAACTAAAGTGGTGCTAGAGCAAATTAAACATGCAAAAGAGCTTTTGGATCAATATAAGGCGCAAGATTAA